The genome window AGCTATTTAGGCGGGAACAGCAGTTCGTCGGCCCATACTAGAAGTCTGCGGGAAGGCGGGATCTTTACTGCGATGGTGGCGACTGCAGTATGAAGGAATGTATCCGGTTTGCTCCAGGGACAAACTGTTTGACATATCGCACAGGAGTGGCTCTTCGTCCCCCAGTAAAGAAAACATTTTTCCCTGGACAACTCCCATTTACTGACCCCCCTTACCGCAACTTTGTCTCCTTTTGTAATCGCACCCGCAGGGCAGGCCTTTGCGCATTTCAAACACTTGCTGCAGAAGTCTTGAATACCCAGGTTTGCTGGCTCATCTGGAAAAAGAGGAAGATCGGTCGTCACGCAGGCGATTCTCGTGTTGGCACCGAACTTCTTTGTGATGAGGAATCCACACCTTCCCAGCTCACCGAGTCCGCAGTCTACTGCAGCAGGCACCACCATAATCCCATAGTTTCTCAAATGGTGAGCACGGGCCGGGTAGCCAAGTTCTCTTATGAAACGGGCTAGTTGCACAGAGGCCAGTGCACTTTTCGCGTACACCCTGCCAATCTCAAAGTCGACAAGACCAGAGGCTCCATCCCGGAGCAACCTGCGGTTCTGGGTGAAAGCCATTACTATCACGAATCTATGTTTGATGCTCAAAGGGTCTCCCCACACCAAGCCAGTATAGTCTGAAGCCACTCCTGCAAAAACGGGCCGACCCTCTTTATAGTTTTCAAAATACGGATGCCTGCCCTTATGAGAGTAGACCCAAGCCTGATTCAAGAGACCAACTCCCACCAGATCAGCTCCCAGAGTCCTGGCTGTCCTCTTAGTGAGAGACGTGAACTGGTCAGGAGGCCTTAGCAGTTTCGTTTCCGAGACCGGGCCGTCCACAACATCCGGAAGGGCAAGAGCGTCGACGGGTCCAAACACAGATTCAAAATATGGGCCTGTATTCCTATGATAGAACTTGGCCATTCTCTGGTCGATTTGTCCCAGCTCGGGGTGTTTGGTGTGGTATTCTCTCTCCTGTGGAGTGCCAGATATGAGAGAGGCTCTCGCAAATACTGTGTCGCGTTCATCCACACGCTCAAGTGGACCAACAACTTCATAGGTAGGGGATTGCGGAGAAATCGGAGGTCTCATATCCACAGGAAATCTCTTCTAAGGTCTTCAATTGTCAGGCAAAGGCTCTAACATTGTCAGTCGTGGATTGAGGAGAAAATGGAGGTGTGGGCAGTACCCCAGGGCTAATGCTTTCCCCTGTAGTCGAGCACGCTTGTTACCACTACATCATATTCTCCCACCTCTGCCACATCGCCAAATAGAGTGAATCTCATCTTAAGATCGACCGTCTCGCGGGGCTTCAGTGTGCCGGCCTGAGCCCACTCTTCACTAACCCTATAGAGGTCTCCACTCAATATGTCTTCAGACTTGAGTTCTTTTCTCGAAAAAGTTCGATATTCTTTGGCAATTGTGTCACCTTCAGCATCCATCAAATACCCCTCAAGTGCTATCATGTACTTTAGCCGCCTTGAGACATTGGTAAGAATCCCTTCCACAACAAAGACCTGGTATGATGCGTCTTCAGCAGTATCGTAGTAGCCGTTGGTCAACTCAACACGTATCGACTGCACTGCCCTTGCCCTT of candidate division TA06 bacterium contains these proteins:
- a CDS encoding reductive dehalogenase produces the protein MDMRPPISPQSPTYEVVGPLERVDERDTVFARASLISGTPQEREYHTKHPELGQIDQRMAKFYHRNTGPYFESVFGPVDALALPDVVDGPVSETKLLRPPDQFTSLTKRTARTLGADLVGVGLLNQAWVYSHKGRHPYFENYKEGRPVFAGVASDYTGLVWGDPLSIKHRFVIVMAFTQNRRLLRDGASGLVDFEIGRVYAKSALASVQLARFIRELGYPARAHHLRNYGIMVVPAAVDCGLGELGRCGFLITKKFGANTRIACVTTDLPLFPDEPANLGIQDFCSKCLKCAKACPAGAITKGDKVAVRGVSKWELSREKCFLYWGTKSHSCAICQTVCPWSKPDTFLHTAVATIAVKIPPSRRLLVWADELLFPPK